The following proteins are co-located in the Bacteroidales bacterium genome:
- a CDS encoding glycoside hydrolase family 43 protein has translation MSAVLAGCSTNGGENDGDGFSTTIDSTFVNPVWDGADPWMVKKDSFYYYCFTENNAIKVSKSRIMTERNNIKTVWEAPETGWNKNHIWAPELHYVDGRWYIYYAAGREGPPFIHQRSGVLKSAGEDALGEYEETGMLYTSDHPENKTSIWAIDVTVLQHHGELYAIWSGWKDNAETDQTPQHLYIAPMKDPHTLAGPRVKISSPEKDWETGGPLDLNEGPQVLKTDTGVFIIYSCRESWLKEYRLGQLRLKSYDADPLKPENWIKSGPVFQGTEKVYGTGHASFVKSPDGTEDWIIYHSKKSTEPGWNRDIRMQQFHWNNDGSPDFGEPIPVGVPLKRPSGEVDIEKKLLQ, from the coding sequence ATGTCAGCCGTTTTGGCAGGTTGCAGTACAAATGGCGGTGAGAATGATGGAGATGGGTTTTCCACGACCATCGATTCTACATTTGTGAATCCTGTATGGGACGGAGCTGATCCCTGGATGGTAAAAAAGGATAGTTTTTATTACTATTGCTTTACGGAAAACAATGCCATCAAGGTGTCAAAATCCCGGATCATGACCGAAAGAAACAACATAAAAACCGTATGGGAAGCTCCCGAAACAGGATGGAACAAGAATCATATCTGGGCCCCCGAATTGCATTATGTTGACGGGAGATGGTATATTTACTATGCTGCTGGCCGGGAAGGACCCCCATTCATTCATCAGCGGTCAGGAGTGTTGAAATCAGCCGGCGAAGACGCCCTGGGGGAATATGAGGAAACCGGAATGCTTTATACCAGTGATCATCCTGAAAATAAAACCTCCATTTGGGCTATTGATGTTACCGTATTGCAGCATCACGGAGAGCTATATGCCATATGGTCCGGATGGAAAGATAATGCTGAAACCGATCAAACCCCACAGCATCTTTATATCGCTCCCATGAAAGACCCTCATACCCTGGCCGGTCCTCGGGTTAAGATATCTTCCCCGGAGAAGGATTGGGAAACCGGGGGTCCGCTTGATCTGAATGAAGGGCCCCAGGTGCTGAAGACCGATACCGGCGTGTTTATCATCTACTCATGCCGTGAATCCTGGCTGAAGGAGTACCGCCTTGGCCAACTCAGGCTGAAATCATACGATGCCGACCCGTTGAAACCTGAAAACTGGATAAAAAGCGGACCGGTTTTTCAGGGGACCGAAAAGGTCTACGGTACGGGGCATGCCAGCTTCGTGAAATCGCCCGACGGAACAGAGGACTGGATCATATACCATTCAAAGAAATCCACTGAGCCAGGCTGGAACAGGGATATACGGATGCAACAGTTCCACTGGAACAACGATGGATCTCCCGATTTTGGAGAACCTATACCGGTTGGTGTTCCGCTTAAAAGGCCGTCGGGTGAAGTGGACATTGAAAAGAAATTGCTCCAATGA
- a CDS encoding sigma-70 family RNA polymerase sigma factor yields MQGISDCSPVIQELLEEKKLSFSIKKLLNRLFDSLSRTQKRMIQFRFYKQMEYAETCEILDLSYQSARTLTCRAISRMWEAYQKKHFVAEINKNSE; encoded by the coding sequence ATGCAGGGCATATCCGATTGCTCTCCTGTCATACAGGAACTTCTTGAGGAAAAGAAATTAAGTTTTAGCATAAAGAAACTCCTGAACCGGCTTTTTGATTCATTATCCAGAACACAGAAGAGGATGATACAGTTCAGGTTTTATAAGCAGATGGAGTATGCAGAAACATGTGAGATACTGGATTTAAGCTACCAGTCTGCAAGAACTTTGACCTGCAGGGCTATTAGCAGGATGTGGGAAGCTTATCAGAAAAAGCATTTTGTCGCTGAGATAAATAAAAATAGTGAATAG